One Thunnus thynnus chromosome 21, fThuThy2.1, whole genome shotgun sequence DNA segment encodes these proteins:
- the msl2b gene encoding E3 ubiquitin-protein ligase MSL2b, producing the protein MNPVNATSLYVSASRSVLQCDPRDPRALAELCKLLPFFRQSLSCLVCGNLLQDPIAPTDSSCQHYVCRGCKGQRMQLKPSCSWCKDYSRFEENRQLSLLVHCYRKLCLYITQSPLAPHIASAASDSPDLQAILNEGLTLAESEPEAEDVSDSVGLSQTASTSEVVHPDEAPLLKELKGEDSGPVSINGLHDCNGLVSSDTLQPITIETGGSVAKQESFSEEIPVCVSVTGTGEAGLCDISTFGDDLKHGGGPLLLSVEEVLRTLETDTDPDPNPQPDCPSVPQSSLNGPHCPSGPDSCRLIPSLPTENSPRPLQPHLQPCLQPPPQPSTVVPRVPPRCHRKRSRSESDSEKVLPLPISLLRGSPLGANSSPHHPNPGATTKQEPKFPAATPHPHLAPVPNGGPPKVGKTVLVSNKGLKKTVEHHGGPKKAYTKARQGAPKPRAQPRDRVPPHPHAHPLTHPPSPSKPLYKKPVEKKGCKCGRATQNPSVLTCRGQRCPCYSNRKACLDCICRGCQNSYMANGEKKLEAFAVPEKALEQTRLTLGINLTSITAAALRSPATSSPGNTLLNVTAGTGAPVTATFLSGAGHDNRGFDDSLFDC; encoded by the exons ATGAACCCGGTGAATGCGACCTCTCTTTACGTGTCCGCGAGCCGGTCGGTGCTGCAGTGCGACCCCCGAGACCCTCGGGCCCTCGCGGAGCTCTGCAAGCTGCTGCCGTTTTTCCGCCAGTCCCTGTCCTGCTTGGTCTgcg GTAACCTGCTGCAGGACCCCATCGCTCCCACCGACTCGTCATGTCAGCATTACGTCTGTCGAGGCTGTAAAGGTCAGAGGATGCAGCTGAAGCCGTCCTGTAGTTGGTGTAAGGACTATTCCCGCTTTGAGGAAAACAGGCAGCTTTCCTTGCTTGTCCACTGTTACAGGAAGCTCTGTCTCTACATCACTCAATCGCCGCTCGCCCCGCACATAGCCAGCGCCGCCAGCGACTCGCCGGACCTCCAGGCCATCCTCAACGAGGGCCTCACGTTGGCCGAGAGCGAGCCGGAGGCGGAGGACGTTTCAGACTCGGTCGGCCTGTCACAGACTGCGTCCACCTCAGAGGTGGTCCATCCCGACGAAGCTCCACTTTTGAAGGAGCTCAAGGGGGAGGACTCGGGCCCCGTCAGCATTAACGGACTGCATGATTGTAACGGCCTGGTCAGTTCGGACACACTGCAACCCATCACCATAGAAACGGGTGGAAGCGTTGCAAAGCAGGAGAGCTTTTCGGAGGAGATCCCGGTGTGTGTGAGCGTCACAGGGACCGGGGAGGCGGGCCTTTGTGACATCAGCACTTTCGGGGACGACCTGAAACATGGCGGGGGGCCGTTGTTGTTGAGTGTTGAGGAGGTGCTTAGGACACTGGAGACGGACACTGACCCCGACCCCAACCCCCAGCCGGACTGCCCCTCCGTACCTCAGTCCAGCCTCAACGGGCCTCACTGCCCATCCGGCCCCGACTCCTGCCGCCTcatcccctccctccccacaGAGAACAGCCCTCGCCCCCTCCAACCTCACCTGCAGCCCTGTCTGCAGCCCCCCCCTCAACCCTCCACAGTCGTCCCCCGTGTCCCCCCTCGGTGCCACCGCAAACGCTCCCGCTCAGAAAGCGACAGCGAGAAGGTGCTGCCCCTCCCCATCAGCCTCCTACGAGGGTCTCCCCTCGGTGCCAACAGCTCCCCCCACCACCCTAACCCCGGTGCCACTACCAAACAGGAGCCCAAGTTCCCTGCAGCCACGCCCCACCCCCACCTGGCACCTGTGCCTAACGGCGGCCCCCCAAAGGTGGGCAAGACTGTGCTCGTCTCCAACAAGGGGCTGAAAAAGACTGTGGAGCACCACGGGGGCCCCAAGAAGGCTTACACCAAGGCCAGGCAAGGTGCCCCCAAGCCCCGCGCACAACCCCGTGACCGGGTACCCCCTCACCCCCACGCTCACCCCCTGACACACCCGCCCAGCCCCTCGAAGCCACTGTACAAGAAGCCTGTGGAGAAGAAGGGCTGCAAGTGCGGCCGAGCCACACAGAACCCCTCCGTGTTGACCTGTAGGGGGCAGCGCTGCCCCTGCTACTCCAACCGCAAG GCGTGTCTGGACTGTATCTGCCGCGGCTGCCAGAACTCTTACATGGCCAACGGAGAGAAGAAGCTGGAGGCGTTCGCGGTGCCAGAGAAAGCTCTGGAACAGACGCGGCTCACGCTGGGCATCAACCTCACCAGTATCACCGCGGCGGCCCTCCGTAGCCCGGCAACCAGCTCCCCCGGCAACACCCTCCTGAACGTCACCGCGGGCACAGGGGCGCCCGTCACGGCCACCTTCCTGTCGGGGGCGGGTCACGACAACAGGGGCTTTGACGATTCACTGTTTGACTGTTGA